The following proteins come from a genomic window of Myroides odoratus DSM 2801:
- a CDS encoding cell division protein FtsX translates to MTSTYEKYQKRKLISSYFSVILSIFLVLSLLGALSLFVINSKRISNNFRENIPMTIFFNDKASQSEFDAFSKKLGEAPYIKSFDFISKEAAAESQKEDLGENFLEFLGYNPLQNSYDIYIQGDYVVTDSLAAIEKDFLKTPNIEEILYDKQLVELVNHNITRITNWVLIIAAILTVVSMLLINSSLRLLIFSSRFTIKTMQMVGATKNFIRRPFIWHSMRLGLIGSILAVIALVALTFYLDKKFPDLELNPTVNYMPLVIVGLGIILTGIIITTISTFFATQRFLNLKSDELY, encoded by the coding sequence ATGACGTCTACTTATGAAAAATACCAAAAGCGAAAATTAATTTCGTCTTATTTTTCTGTAATACTGAGTATTTTCTTGGTTCTATCTTTATTAGGGGCCTTGAGTTTATTTGTGATTAACTCCAAAAGGATATCAAATAATTTTCGAGAAAATATTCCCATGACTATTTTCTTTAACGATAAGGCTTCGCAATCAGAATTTGATGCGTTTTCTAAAAAATTAGGGGAAGCACCGTATATCAAGAGTTTCGACTTCATCTCTAAAGAAGCTGCAGCAGAAAGTCAAAAAGAAGATTTAGGCGAAAATTTCTTGGAATTCTTGGGTTACAACCCGCTTCAAAACTCGTATGACATCTATATTCAAGGAGATTATGTGGTAACGGATAGTTTAGCTGCTATAGAAAAGGACTTTCTGAAGACACCAAATATTGAAGAAATTCTCTATGACAAACAATTAGTTGAATTAGTCAATCACAACATTACACGCATCACCAATTGGGTACTGATTATTGCAGCTATCTTAACGGTTGTTTCTATGCTACTAATCAACAGCTCTTTGCGTTTATTAATTTTTTCAAGTCGCTTTACTATTAAAACCATGCAAATGGTTGGAGCAACAAAAAACTTTATTCGCCGTCCATTTATTTGGCACAGCATGCGTTTAGGGCTTATCGGATCGATATTAGCTGTTATTGCTTTAGTTGCTTTAACCTTCTACCTAGATAAGAAATTCCCAGATCTTGAACTTAATCCTACGGTCAATTATATGCCATTGGTTATTGTTGGATTGGGTATCATCCTAACGGGTATTATTATTACAACCATTAGTACATTCTTCGCTACACAGCGATTCTTAAATCTTAAATCAGACGAACTATACTAG
- the leuS gene encoding leucine--tRNA ligase produces MKYNPSEIEAKWQKFWKENETFKTSNTSDKPKYYVLDMFPYPSGAGLHVGHPLGYIASDIFARYKRHKGFNVLHPQGYDSFGLPAEQYAIQTGQHPAITTEVNITRYREQLDQIGFSFDWSREIRTSNADYYKHTQWIFIQLFNAWYNKVSDKAEAISTLVALFEQEGNATVQAVCDESIEIFTAAQWNAFSVEEKEQVLLQYRLTYLAETEVNWCPALGTVLANDEIKDGLSERGGHPVIRKKMKQWSMRISAYAERLLEGLNTIDWTESLKESQRNWIGKSVGASVIFNLKESTDTIEVFTTRPDTIFGVSFMTLAPEHDLVQKITTAEQKAEVEAYIEATSKRSERDRMADVKKISGVFTGAYAEHPFTKEPIEIWIGDYVLAGYGTGAVMAVPAGDTRDYAFAKHFGIAIKNIFNQDISEEAFAEKEGFVLENSDFLNGLAYKEASAKAIAAIEALGQGKGKTNYRLRDAVFSRQRYWGEPFPVFYVNGLPKMIDKAYLPILLPEVEKYLPTEDGQPPLGNAHTWAWDSVNNKVVSNDLIDEQTIFPLELNTMPGWAGSSWYWMRYMDPTNEEFIASEEALNYWQNVDLYIGGSEHATGHLLYSRFWNKFLKDMGVAPTEEPFAKLINQGMILGTSAFVYRIEGTNTFISKDMIKDEKVQQLYAYVGLVNNSSELDTEGFKAWRPDYATAEFICNANGKYIVGHEVEKMSKSYYNVVNPDDICQEYGADTLRLYEMFLGPLEQAKPWNTAGISGVFGFLKKLWRLYADDTAVVVVDEEPTKEMYKSLHKTIKKVQEDIEAFSFNTSVSQFMICVNELGQQKCHHRAILEPLAVLVAPYAPHIAEELWSMLGHTETIADQAFPEFKAEYLVEDAKEYPVSFNGKMRFKIELPLDLSVAEIEQIILADERTQAQLQGREPKKLIVVPGKIINIVG; encoded by the coding sequence ATGAAATACAATCCAAGCGAAATTGAAGCGAAATGGCAAAAGTTTTGGAAAGAGAATGAAACTTTTAAAACCTCAAATACATCTGATAAACCGAAGTATTATGTACTAGATATGTTTCCTTATCCATCAGGAGCAGGACTTCACGTGGGACACCCACTGGGGTATATTGCATCAGATATTTTTGCGCGTTACAAAAGACACAAAGGTTTTAATGTGCTACATCCTCAAGGATATGATAGCTTTGGATTACCTGCTGAACAATATGCGATTCAAACAGGACAGCATCCAGCTATTACTACAGAAGTAAATATTACACGTTATAGAGAACAATTAGATCAAATCGGATTTTCTTTTGATTGGTCTCGTGAGATTCGCACTTCCAATGCGGATTACTATAAACATACTCAATGGATTTTTATCCAATTGTTCAATGCATGGTATAATAAGGTGTCAGATAAAGCGGAAGCAATCTCAACTTTAGTAGCGTTATTCGAGCAAGAAGGAAATGCAACTGTACAAGCGGTTTGCGATGAGTCTATTGAAATTTTTACAGCAGCACAATGGAATGCTTTTTCAGTAGAAGAAAAAGAACAAGTGTTGTTGCAATACCGCTTAACTTATTTAGCAGAAACAGAAGTGAACTGGTGTCCAGCTTTGGGGACTGTATTGGCGAATGACGAAATTAAAGATGGTTTATCAGAACGTGGTGGTCATCCGGTGATTCGCAAAAAAATGAAGCAATGGAGTATGCGTATTTCTGCTTATGCAGAACGTTTGTTAGAAGGATTAAATACAATTGACTGGACGGAAAGTTTAAAAGAAAGTCAACGCAACTGGATTGGTAAATCAGTAGGTGCTTCTGTAATTTTTAATTTAAAAGAATCTACAGATACGATTGAAGTGTTTACAACACGTCCAGATACAATCTTTGGTGTGAGTTTTATGACTTTAGCTCCAGAGCATGATTTAGTACAAAAAATTACAACAGCAGAACAAAAAGCAGAAGTAGAAGCGTATATCGAAGCAACGTCAAAAAGAAGTGAGCGCGATCGTATGGCAGATGTGAAGAAAATCTCAGGTGTTTTTACTGGGGCCTATGCAGAACATCCTTTTACGAAAGAACCAATTGAAATTTGGATTGGCGATTATGTATTAGCGGGATATGGAACAGGAGCTGTTATGGCTGTTCCTGCTGGAGACACACGTGATTATGCTTTTGCAAAACACTTTGGAATTGCAATTAAAAATATTTTCAATCAAGATATCAGTGAAGAAGCATTTGCTGAAAAAGAAGGTTTCGTTTTAGAAAACTCTGATTTCTTGAATGGATTAGCTTATAAAGAAGCTTCAGCTAAAGCAATTGCTGCTATTGAGGCATTAGGTCAAGGAAAAGGAAAAACAAATTACCGTTTACGCGATGCTGTGTTTTCACGTCAACGTTATTGGGGAGAACCATTCCCTGTTTTTTATGTAAATGGATTGCCTAAAATGATTGACAAAGCGTATTTGCCAATCTTATTGCCAGAAGTGGAAAAGTATTTGCCAACTGAGGATGGACAACCGCCTTTAGGAAATGCACACACATGGGCTTGGGATTCCGTGAATAATAAGGTAGTTTCGAATGACTTGATTGACGAGCAAACGATTTTCCCATTGGAATTAAATACAATGCCAGGTTGGGCAGGTTCTTCTTGGTACTGGATGCGTTATATGGATCCTACAAACGAAGAATTTATCGCATCGGAAGAAGCGTTGAATTACTGGCAAAATGTTGACCTATATATAGGAGGAAGCGAACACGCAACAGGGCATTTATTGTACAGCCGTTTTTGGAATAAGTTTTTAAAAGATATGGGTGTGGCTCCAACGGAAGAGCCTTTTGCTAAATTGATCAACCAAGGGATGATTTTGGGTACTTCTGCTTTCGTTTACCGAATTGAAGGAACAAATACATTCATCTCTAAGGATATGATTAAAGATGAAAAAGTACAGCAGTTATATGCTTATGTTGGTTTGGTAAATAATTCATCCGAATTAGATACGGAAGGATTTAAAGCGTGGAGACCTGATTATGCTACGGCAGAATTTATTTGCAATGCAAATGGAAAATATATTGTAGGGCACGAAGTAGAGAAAATGTCTAAGTCGTACTACAATGTGGTTAATCCAGATGATATTTGCCAAGAATATGGTGCGGATACGTTGCGTTTATACGAAATGTTCTTAGGGCCATTAGAACAAGCGAAACCTTGGAATACAGCTGGTATTTCTGGCGTTTTTGGTTTCTTGAAAAAATTGTGGAGATTGTATGCGGATGATACAGCTGTTGTTGTTGTAGATGAGGAACCAACGAAAGAGATGTATAAGTCACTACATAAAACCATTAAAAAAGTACAGGAAGACATTGAGGCTTTCTCATTCAATACTTCTGTTTCTCAGTTTATGATTTGTGTCAATGAGTTGGGACAACAAAAATGTCACCACCGAGCTATTTTAGAGCCATTGGCTGTTTTGGTTGCTCCTTATGCACCACATATTGCTGAAGAACTTTGGAGTATGTTAGGACATACAGAGACTATCGCGGATCAAGCATTCCCAGAATTTAAAGCAGAGTACTTAGTAGAAGATGCGAAAGAATATCCTGTTTCTTTTAATGGAAAAATGCGTTTTAAAATTGAATTGCCATTGGATTTAAGTGTGGCAGAAATTGAGCAAATAATTTTAGCTGACGAAAGAACACAAGCGCAATTACAAGGACGCGAGCCTAAAAAATTGATTGTAGTACCAGGAAAAATTATCAACATTGTTGGATAA
- a CDS encoding SPOR domain-containing protein, with protein MRILRIFPVLFCLFFTHLISYAQERNNAIQEPLAIKKLVEAKRSTTTSGLNTDKYNIQVFYGKNNEAKAALSRVKRLYPDLEATLVYSNPSYKVLAGNFKTRLEAERYLQTIKKDFDNSLLLRPGK; from the coding sequence ATGAGAATTTTAAGAATATTTCCGGTTCTTTTTTGCTTGTTTTTTACGCATCTTATAAGTTATGCTCAAGAGCGAAATAACGCTATTCAAGAGCCCTTAGCCATAAAAAAACTAGTTGAAGCGAAAAGAAGTACAACAACTTCAGGCCTAAACACTGATAAATACAATATTCAAGTTTTTTACGGAAAAAACAATGAGGCAAAAGCCGCACTAAGTCGCGTAAAAAGACTCTACCCAGACCTAGAAGCAACCTTAGTTTATTCTAACCCTTCCTACAAGGTTTTAGCAGGAAATTTCAAGACGCGTTTAGAAGCAGAGCGATACCTTCAAACCATTAAAAAGGATTTCGACAATTCACTCCTTCTTCGTCCAGGAAAATAA
- a CDS encoding c-type cytochrome yields the protein MKKVGNHNSFSKILFFCLALMLSFSTISFAQDAAKGKELFNSNCAACHKLDGASTGPALRGVVERHDGDVEWLHKWIKSSSSLIKSGDARAVKLFNEWNKVVMNDFPGLSDQNIDDILAYVSEPKAEAPAPTASTEGAQGQGGGDAVSNMIVLGALVVVLLLLVTMLFLVKKVLNKVVEANGLTEEVRQTVPLWKAFVKNQFLVICSTIIFILIGSYFAYGYMMQIGVDKGYEPVQPIHFSHKIHAGDNGIDCKYCHSSARSSKTSGIPSLNVCMNCHKSISEFTGDAGTDYGKYTPEFYTAEIQKLYDAVGWDPSTQKYTGKEKPVKWVRIHNLPDFVYYNHSQHVNVAGLECQTCHGPVEEMEIMRQHSPLTMGWCIDCHRTTDVKLKDNAYYAKIHEELANKYGVEKLTVAQMGGLECGKCHY from the coding sequence ATGAAAAAAGTGGGTAACCATAATTCGTTTTCAAAGATTTTATTCTTTTGTTTAGCATTAATGCTATCGTTTTCTACAATTTCGTTTGCGCAGGATGCAGCAAAAGGTAAGGAATTGTTTAATTCTAACTGTGCGGCATGTCATAAGTTAGACGGGGCTTCTACAGGACCTGCACTTCGTGGAGTTGTTGAACGTCACGATGGGGATGTAGAGTGGCTACACAAGTGGATTAAAAGTAGTTCATCTTTGATTAAATCTGGTGACGCTCGTGCAGTAAAACTGTTCAACGAGTGGAACAAAGTTGTAATGAACGACTTCCCAGGTTTATCTGACCAAAATATTGACGATATTTTGGCGTATGTATCTGAACCAAAAGCTGAAGCTCCAGCTCCTACTGCAAGTACAGAGGGCGCTCAGGGACAAGGTGGTGGAGATGCAGTTTCTAATATGATTGTATTAGGAGCATTAGTAGTAGTGTTGTTATTATTGGTAACGATGCTTTTCCTTGTTAAAAAAGTATTGAATAAAGTTGTTGAGGCTAATGGATTGACAGAAGAAGTTCGTCAAACAGTTCCATTGTGGAAAGCGTTTGTGAAAAATCAATTCTTAGTAATCTGCTCTACAATTATCTTTATTCTGATTGGATCGTATTTCGCTTATGGCTATATGATGCAAATAGGAGTAGATAAAGGGTATGAGCCTGTGCAACCAATTCACTTTTCACACAAAATTCACGCAGGAGATAATGGTATTGATTGTAAATACTGTCACTCATCTGCAAGATCAAGTAAAACTTCAGGAATTCCATCATTGAATGTTTGTATGAACTGTCATAAGAGCATTAGTGAGTTTACAGGTGATGCTGGAACAGACTATGGGAAATATACTCCAGAGTTTTACACTGCTGAGATTCAAAAGTTATATGACGCTGTTGGATGGGATCCTTCAACTCAAAAATATACTGGTAAAGAGAAGCCTGTAAAATGGGTTCGTATTCATAATTTACCTGATTTCGTTTACTACAATCACTCACAACACGTAAATGTTGCTGGTTTAGAATGTCAAACTTGTCACGGACCAGTTGAAGAAATGGAAATCATGAGACAACACTCTCCATTGACAATGGGATGGTGTATCGACTGTCACAGAACGACTGATGTTAAGTTAAAGGATAATGCTTACTATGCTAAAATCCATGAAGAACTTGCTAACAAGTACGGAGTAGAGAAGTTGACAGTTGCTCAAATGGGTGGACTTGAGTGTGGTAAATGTCACTATTAA
- a CDS encoding TAT-variant-translocated molybdopterin oxidoreductase, giving the protein MASNKKYWKSVEELNDNSSIVETLRNNEFVEEIPTDEFLGDKNKLSSSSTTRRDFLKYVGFSTAAATLAACEGPVIKSIPYVVQPEEIIPGIADYYATTIADGFDFVNVLVKTREGRPIKIDNNKLANAYSGANARVHASVLSMYDSLRLKAPKIEGKNVSWDDVDAKVRASLQDAKATGGSVVLLTNTMASPSTDKLIGEFIETYPNAKHVVYDAISSSAAADAYEQAYGKRGLADYDFGKASVIVSVGADFLGDWQGGGYDSAYAQNRIPKNGVMSKHIQIEANMSLSGANADVRLPLSVADQKAALVKLYNAIVGGSVSSANTAYDEAIMKAAKQVKAAGSKGVVVTGLDDVNAQLVVFAINEALQAEAFMPEQTKYVRQGNAAKVTELIKEMNAGKVHTLIMSGINPVYTLANSAAFVEGLKKVKTSVSFSMKEDETALEATIAAATPHYLEAWGDVMIKQGHYSVTQPTIRPLFDTRQFQEALLLWNGNNTAYYDYIKATSASYVNGLTWNQLVHDGFAVSGENTKVSATADFSSAVAALSKAKKGEGLELVLYSKTGMGDGQQANNPWLQEFPDPITRVSWDNYLTISRVDAEALGIENFHVANGGLDGSYVTITANGVALENVPALIQPGQAAGTVGLAFGYGRKASLKEDMQVGVNAYTLYHNFENVQNVTVAKASGNHEFACVQLQNTLMSRGDIVKDTTLEIFNTKDAEEWNVFPMVSYDHQEVRAASIDIWESFDRTVGHHFNLSIDLNACTGCGACVIACHAENNVPVVGKSEVRRSRDMHWLRIDRYYSSEDTFAADVDKKVTAKGFSEARSAYMELEHPADNPQVVFQPVMCQHCNHAPCETVCPVAATSHGRQGQNHMAYNRCVGTRYCANNCPYKVRRFNWFLYAQNDEFDFHMNDDLGRMVLNPDVVVRSRGVMEKCSLCIQMTQATILKAKNEGRAVRPNEFETACSAACSSGAMVFGDVNEKESEITKLAESDRTYHLLEHIGTKPNVFYHVKVRNI; this is encoded by the coding sequence ATGGCATCAAACAAAAAATACTGGAAAAGTGTTGAAGAGCTGAATGATAATAGTTCTATTGTTGAGACGCTAAGAAACAATGAGTTTGTTGAGGAAATTCCTACAGATGAATTTCTTGGAGACAAAAACAAATTGTCTTCTTCTTCAACAACTCGTCGAGACTTTTTGAAATATGTTGGTTTTTCAACAGCTGCAGCAACGTTAGCTGCTTGTGAGGGACCAGTAATAAAGTCAATTCCTTACGTAGTTCAACCAGAGGAAATTATCCCTGGAATTGCGGACTACTATGCGACTACAATCGCAGATGGTTTTGATTTTGTGAATGTTTTGGTTAAGACTCGTGAGGGTCGTCCAATCAAAATTGATAATAACAAACTTGCAAATGCATATTCTGGTGCGAATGCACGTGTGCATGCATCAGTACTTTCGATGTATGATAGCTTGCGATTAAAAGCGCCAAAAATCGAAGGAAAAAATGTTTCTTGGGATGATGTAGATGCTAAGGTAAGAGCAAGTTTACAAGATGCTAAAGCAACAGGAGGTAGCGTTGTGTTATTGACGAATACAATGGCAAGTCCTTCTACTGATAAATTAATCGGAGAGTTTATCGAAACTTATCCAAATGCGAAACACGTAGTGTACGATGCGATTTCATCTTCTGCAGCTGCAGATGCTTATGAACAAGCATACGGAAAACGTGGATTAGCTGATTACGATTTCGGTAAAGCTAGTGTAATCGTTTCTGTAGGTGCAGATTTCTTAGGAGATTGGCAAGGTGGAGGATACGATTCAGCTTACGCGCAAAATCGTATTCCTAAAAATGGAGTAATGTCTAAGCACATTCAGATTGAAGCTAATATGAGTCTTTCTGGAGCTAATGCTGACGTTCGTCTTCCATTATCTGTTGCTGATCAAAAAGCAGCATTAGTGAAATTGTACAACGCAATCGTAGGAGGATCTGTTTCTTCTGCTAATACAGCGTACGATGAAGCTATTATGAAAGCAGCTAAACAAGTAAAAGCAGCAGGTTCAAAAGGAGTTGTTGTTACAGGTTTAGACGATGTAAATGCTCAATTAGTTGTTTTTGCAATTAACGAAGCATTACAAGCAGAGGCTTTCATGCCAGAACAAACAAAATACGTAAGACAAGGTAATGCTGCAAAAGTTACTGAGTTGATTAAAGAAATGAACGCTGGTAAAGTTCACACTTTAATTATGTCAGGAATCAACCCAGTATATACGTTAGCAAATAGTGCTGCTTTCGTTGAAGGATTGAAGAAAGTGAAAACTTCAGTAAGCTTCTCAATGAAAGAAGACGAAACTGCTTTAGAGGCTACAATCGCAGCAGCTACTCCTCATTATTTAGAGGCTTGGGGTGATGTGATGATCAAACAAGGTCACTATTCAGTTACACAACCTACAATCAGACCATTATTTGATACAAGACAATTCCAAGAGGCTTTATTGTTGTGGAATGGAAATAATACAGCGTATTATGACTACATCAAAGCAACTAGCGCTTCTTATGTAAATGGATTAACTTGGAATCAATTGGTTCACGATGGTTTCGCTGTATCAGGTGAAAATACCAAAGTATCAGCTACTGCTGATTTCTCTTCTGCTGTTGCTGCTTTAAGTAAAGCGAAAAAAGGAGAAGGTTTAGAGTTAGTATTATACTCTAAAACAGGTATGGGAGATGGACAACAAGCAAATAACCCTTGGTTACAAGAGTTCCCAGATCCAATCACACGTGTTTCATGGGATAACTACTTAACTATCTCTCGCGTTGACGCAGAAGCTTTAGGAATTGAAAACTTCCACGTAGCTAACGGTGGTTTAGATGGTAGCTATGTTACAATTACTGCAAATGGTGTTGCATTAGAAAATGTACCTGCATTAATTCAACCAGGACAAGCGGCTGGAACAGTTGGTTTAGCTTTCGGTTACGGAAGAAAAGCTAGCTTAAAAGAAGATATGCAAGTAGGTGTTAATGCTTACACATTATATCACAACTTCGAAAATGTACAAAATGTTACTGTAGCAAAAGCATCAGGAAACCATGAGTTTGCTTGTGTTCAGTTACAAAACACATTAATGAGTAGAGGGGATATCGTTAAAGATACTACATTAGAAATTTTCAATACAAAAGATGCTGAAGAGTGGAACGTATTCCCAATGGTTTCTTACGATCACCAAGAAGTAAGAGCAGCATCAATTGATATCTGGGAATCATTCGATCGTACTGTAGGTCACCACTTTAATTTATCGATTGACTTAAATGCTTGTACTGGATGTGGGGCTTGTGTTATCGCATGTCACGCTGAAAATAACGTACCAGTAGTTGGTAAATCAGAAGTAAGAAGAAGTAGAGATATGCACTGGTTGCGTATTGATAGATACTATTCATCAGAAGATACATTTGCTGCAGATGTTGATAAGAAAGTAACAGCAAAAGGATTCTCAGAAGCTCGTTCTGCTTATATGGAATTAGAGCACCCTGCGGATAATCCACAAGTTGTTTTCCAACCTGTAATGTGTCAGCATTGTAATCATGCTCCTTGTGAAACAGTATGTCCAGTAGCTGCTACATCACACGGTCGCCAAGGTCAAAACCATATGGCTTATAACCGTTGTGTTGGTACTAGATACTGTGCAAACAACTGTCCTTATAAGGTTAGACGTTTCAACTGGTTCTTATATGCTCAAAATGATGAGTTCGATTTCCACATGAATGATGATTTAGGACGTATGGTATTAAACCCAGACGTTGTAGTTCGTTCAAGAGGGGTAATGGAAAAATGTTCATTGTGTATCCAAATGACACAAGCAACAATCTTGAAAGCGAAGAATGAAGGTAGAGCGGTTCGTCCAAACGAATTCGAAACTGCTTGTTCTGCGGCTTGTTCAAGTGGAGCTATGGTGTTCGGAGATGTTAATGAAAAAGAATCAGAAATTACTAAATTAGCTGAATCAGATAGAACATACCACTTGTTAGAGCACATTGGTACAAAACCAAATGTATTCTACCACGTTAAGGTTAGAAATATCTAG
- the nrfD gene encoding NrfD/PsrC family molybdoenzyme membrane anchor subunit has product MSSHYEAPIRKPLVIGKKSYHDITVDVARPVEGRANKLWWRVFTIALLAFLWGVGCMAYTVGTGIGTWGLNKTVGWAWDITNFVWWVGIGHAGTLISAVLLLFRQKWRMAINRSAEAMTIFSVVQAGLFPIIHMGRPWLAYWVLPIPNQFGSLWVNFNSPLLWDVFAISTYLSVSLVFWWTGLLPDFAMLRDRAITPFTKRVYSILSFGWSGRAKDWQRFEEVHLVLAGLATPLVLSVHTIVSFDFATSVIPGWHTTILPPYFVAGAIFSGFAMVNTLLIIMRKVSNLEDYITVQHIELMNIIVMITGSVVGVAYITELWVAWYSGVEYEQYAFLNRASGPYWWSYWLMMTCNVISPQVMWVKKIRTNILASFIISIVVNVGMWFERFVIIVTSLHRDYLPSSWTMFQPTFVDAGIYIGTIGFFFVLFLLYSRSFPVIAQAEVKTILKSSGEYYKKERDSKEGHQSLNH; this is encoded by the coding sequence ATGTCGTCACATTACGAAGCACCCATTAGAAAACCTTTAGTTATCGGTAAGAAATCTTACCACGATATAACTGTGGATGTGGCTAGACCTGTTGAAGGACGAGCAAATAAATTATGGTGGAGAGTTTTCACTATTGCTTTGTTAGCTTTCCTATGGGGAGTAGGCTGTATGGCTTATACTGTAGGAACAGGTATAGGTACTTGGGGATTAAATAAAACTGTTGGATGGGCTTGGGATATTACCAATTTCGTTTGGTGGGTTGGTATCGGTCACGCCGGTACATTAATTTCTGCTGTATTATTATTATTTAGACAAAAATGGAGAATGGCTATTAACCGTTCTGCTGAGGCAATGACAATTTTCTCAGTAGTTCAGGCTGGTTTATTCCCTATTATACATATGGGTCGCCCTTGGTTAGCGTACTGGGTATTACCTATTCCAAACCAATTCGGTTCGTTATGGGTAAACTTTAACTCACCGTTATTATGGGACGTATTCGCGATTTCTACGTATTTATCAGTATCATTAGTATTCTGGTGGACTGGTTTATTACCTGACTTCGCAATGTTACGTGATAGAGCTATCACCCCATTTACAAAAAGAGTTTATTCAATTCTATCTTTCGGTTGGTCGGGTAGAGCAAAAGATTGGCAACGTTTTGAGGAAGTTCACTTAGTATTAGCTGGTTTAGCTACTCCACTTGTACTTTCTGTACACACGATTGTATCTTTTGACTTTGCTACGTCAGTAATCCCAGGATGGCATACAACAATCTTACCTCCGTACTTCGTTGCGGGTGCGATCTTCTCTGGATTCGCAATGGTAAACACGTTGTTGATCATCATGAGAAAAGTATCGAACTTAGAAGATTATATTACAGTTCAGCACATTGAGTTGATGAACATCATCGTAATGATTACAGGATCTGTGGTAGGGGTTGCTTATATCACAGAGTTATGGGTAGCTTGGTATTCAGGAGTTGAGTATGAACAATACGCATTCTTGAACCGTGCTTCTGGTCCATACTGGTGGTCATACTGGTTGATGATGACTTGTAACGTAATTTCTCCACAAGTTATGTGGGTGAAAAAGATTAGAACTAACATTTTAGCTTCGTTTATTATCTCAATCGTAGTAAACGTGGGGATGTGGTTCGAGCGTTTCGTAATTATCGTGACGTCGTTACACAGAGATTACTTACCGTCATCTTGGACAATGTTCCAACCAACATTTGTTGATGCTGGTATCTATATTGGAACAATCGGTTTCTTCTTCGTATTATTCTTGTTATATTCAAGAAGTTTCCCTGTAATTGCGCAAGCAGAGGTGAAAACTATCTTGAAATCATCAGGTGAATACTACAAAAAAGAAAGAGATAGTAAAGAAGGTCATCAATCATTAAATCACTAA
- a CDS encoding DUF3341 domain-containing protein, whose amino-acid sequence MSNKFIHAIYNDDDVLLDAVKETRSAHHHIEEIYTPFPVHGLDKAMGLKPTRLAICAFLYGLVGLAFGTSMMYFIMIVDWPQDIGGKPSFSFIQNMPAFVPIMFEMTVLFSAHLMVLTFFFRSKLWPFKTAENPDVRTTDDHFLMEVALHGDENTAIEFFKGTGAVEVKVIEK is encoded by the coding sequence ATGAGTAATAAGTTTATTCACGCAATATACAATGATGATGATGTGTTGTTAGATGCAGTTAAAGAAACGAGATCTGCTCACCATCACATTGAAGAGATATACACGCCTTTCCCAGTTCACGGACTAGATAAGGCGATGGGATTAAAACCAACTAGATTAGCTATTTGTGCATTCTTATACGGTTTAGTAGGTTTAGCATTTGGAACAAGCATGATGTATTTCATTATGATTGTGGATTGGCCACAAGATATTGGAGGTAAACCTAGTTTTAGTTTTATTCAAAATATGCCAGCTTTCGTGCCTATTATGTTTGAGATGACTGTGTTGTTTTCTGCTCACTTAATGGTTTTAACTTTCTTCTTTAGAAGTAAATTATGGCCATTTAAAACAGCTGAAAACCCAGATGTAAGAACAACTGATGACCATTTCTTAATGGAGGTTGCTTTACATGGAGACGAAAATACTGCAATTGAATTTTTCAAAGGTACAGGAGCAGTTGAAGTTAAAGTAATTGAAAAGTAA